The following are encoded together in the Cyanobacterium aponinum PCC 10605 genome:
- a CDS encoding Uma2 family endonuclease, whose product MVAIQETIKGSNLSPEEYLTQEEKALTKHEYINGEVYEMAGASSAHVTISLNVASLLKAHLKGSNCRVFISDMKVRIDRLNVFYYPDVIVTCNEKDRELNYYKKAPQIIIEVLSESTESFDRGDKFADYRTIETLQEYVLISQTKKRVDLFTRKNCNSWELSSFSEGEKLTLNSINFTCSVLDLYEDIDVK is encoded by the coding sequence ATGGTTGCAATTCAAGAAACAATTAAAGGTTCTAATTTATCCCCTGAAGAATATTTGACCCAAGAGGAAAAAGCCTTAACAAAGCATGAATATATCAATGGTGAGGTTTATGAAATGGCTGGTGCAAGTTCTGCTCATGTTACAATATCCCTTAATGTGGCATCTCTCTTAAAAGCTCATTTAAAAGGTAGTAATTGCCGAGTTTTTATTTCAGATATGAAAGTAAGAATCGATCGTTTAAATGTGTTTTATTATCCCGATGTAATAGTTACCTGTAACGAAAAAGATCGAGAATTAAATTATTACAAAAAAGCACCACAAATTATCATTGAAGTTTTATCAGAAAGTACAGAATCTTTTGATAGAGGCGATAAATTTGCTGACTATCGCACCATAGAAACTTTACAAGAATATGTTTTGATTTCTCAAACAAAAAAACGGGTTGATTTATTCACTAGAAAAAATTGTAATTCATGGGAATTAAGCTCATTTTCAGAGGGAGAAAAATTAACTTTAAATAGCATTAATTTTACTTGCTCTGTGTTAGATTTATATGAAGATATTGATGTCAAATAA
- a CDS encoding glycosyltransferase family 2 protein: MNDFLYLAPTVGVFVFGIIILQFFDKKSPLGRGILVSVFFLLTVRYLLWRGFYTLNLATKLTTAISLFIFILEFITLIVPHFELFLGIKRNYRHQEADFWEATVKENQYSPTVDIFIPTYNESIAILRRTIIGCQAIEYPHKKVYLLDDGNRKEVEELAFQLGCNYIAREEHQHAKAGNLNHALKLTNGDLVTVFDADFVPCKNFLTRTVGFFQKPELGLLQTHQHYYNQDTVARNLGLENILGHPTEECSSRLNQPMRDYYNSVMCYGSSFIVRRSALNEVNGFYTDSVAEDYFTTILLLGKKYEVIYLTERLSAGLVPENIPALFRQRMRWAQGTMEGFFVSANPLTIKGLNFHQRIIYLTGVIHWFTSISILISLVIFPLCFIFKMPPLVTNVHDWLSYFLPLMVFQFTIFYRICDNSTAKIVADIYSLILAFPVSLAIIKTLVKPFSGGFKVTPKGICTDKAIFRWNLALPLIYAFISTLSSLIVCIYLLFNSESVNSLIVELRFAYSSLEIGIFWNLYYLILLTVAILAFVEKPQKDFYPWLNINTSINIKINNNIQLYGFSYSLSEKGVKISFPDNYSLPLIKHDSTVELHFNELNLTLNGIVKDVNFRSRKVDLLIEYPQLNLSEYRTLVEFLFCSPHRWQTKIVPNEIQSILILLNVVKNKILLFPFQKKQNKLGRYKHLSIKAELDIINY, translated from the coding sequence ATGAATGATTTTTTATATTTAGCACCTACCGTAGGTGTGTTTGTTTTTGGTATTATTATTCTTCAATTCTTCGACAAGAAATCACCATTAGGTAGAGGAATATTAGTTTCTGTTTTCTTTTTGTTGACTGTGAGGTATCTTCTATGGAGAGGTTTTTATACCCTAAATTTAGCAACAAAACTCACAACTGCAATTAGTTTATTTATTTTTATTCTTGAATTTATTACTTTAATTGTTCCCCATTTCGAGTTATTTTTAGGTATCAAAAGAAACTATCGTCATCAAGAAGCCGATTTTTGGGAAGCAACCGTTAAAGAAAATCAATATTCCCCCACCGTTGACATTTTTATTCCAACCTATAATGAATCGATCGCAATCTTAAGACGTACAATAATTGGCTGTCAAGCCATAGAATATCCCCACAAAAAAGTATATCTTTTAGATGACGGCAATAGAAAAGAAGTAGAAGAATTAGCCTTTCAATTAGGTTGTAACTATATCGCCAGAGAAGAACATCAACACGCAAAAGCAGGAAACCTCAATCATGCTTTAAAATTAACTAACGGGGATTTAGTGACAGTATTTGATGCAGATTTTGTGCCTTGTAAAAATTTTCTCACTCGCACAGTAGGATTTTTCCAAAAACCAGAATTAGGCTTATTACAAACCCATCAACACTACTATAATCAAGACACCGTTGCCCGAAATCTAGGCTTAGAGAATATCCTTGGACATCCCACAGAAGAATGCTCTTCTCGACTTAATCAACCAATGCGAGACTATTATAACAGCGTTATGTGTTATGGTAGCTCTTTTATTGTCAGAAGATCCGCCCTTAATGAAGTGAATGGCTTTTATACTGATTCTGTTGCCGAAGACTACTTTACAACAATTCTTTTACTAGGGAAAAAATATGAAGTAATTTATTTAACAGAAAGATTAAGCGCCGGATTAGTGCCAGAGAATATTCCTGCTTTATTTCGCCAAAGAATGCGATGGGCTCAAGGCACAATGGAAGGTTTTTTTGTCTCTGCAAATCCTCTCACCATTAAAGGTTTAAATTTTCATCAAAGAATTATTTATCTAACGGGAGTTATTCACTGGTTTACCAGTATTAGTATCTTAATTTCTCTTGTTATTTTTCCCCTTTGTTTTATATTTAAAATGCCTCCCTTAGTCACCAATGTTCATGATTGGCTCTCATATTTTCTACCATTAATGGTATTTCAATTTACGATTTTTTATCGAATTTGTGATAATTCAACTGCAAAAATTGTCGCTGATATTTATAGTTTAATTTTAGCTTTTCCCGTTTCATTAGCAATCATTAAAACTCTCGTTAAGCCTTTTTCTGGAGGTTTTAAAGTTACTCCGAAAGGAATTTGCACCGATAAAGCTATTTTTCGTTGGAATTTAGCTCTACCTCTAATTTATGCTTTTATTTCTACACTATCTAGTTTAATTGTTTGTATTTATTTATTGTTTAATAGTGAATCAGTTAATAGCTTGATAGTAGAATTAAGATTTGCTTACAGCAGTTTAGAAATAGGTATTTTTTGGAATTTATACTATTTAATACTTTTAACTGTGGCAATATTAGCTTTTGTCGAAAAACCTCAAAAAGATTTTTATCCGTGGTTAAATATTAATACTTCCATTAACATCAAGATTAATAACAATATACAATTATATGGCTTTAGTTATTCCCTCTCTGAAAAAGGAGTAAAAATATCTTTTCCTGATAACTATTCTTTGCCATTAATTAAACATGATTCAACGGTTGAATTACATTTTAATGAGTTAAATTTAACCCTAAACGGCATAGTTAAAGACGTGAATTTTAGAAGTAGAAAAGTAGATTTATTGATAGAATATCCGCAACTAAATTTATCTGAGTACCGCACATTAGTAGAGTTTTTATTTTGTAGTCCTCACCGATGGCAAACTAAAATTGTACCTAATGAAATACAGTCTATTTTAATCTTATTAAATGTGGTGAAAAATAAAATTCTGCTCTTTCCTTTTCAGAAAAAACAAAATAAGTTAGGACGTTATAAACACTTAAGTATCAAGGCTGAGTTAGATATTATTAACTACTAA
- a CDS encoding PHP domain-containing protein, translating to MLLKAETNPFQLLDERPQDTVRLANVWERVDNNSCPYQYNFHLHTSCSDGQLTPESLIEQAIALGLKGLAISDHHSVKGFYRAYKWLQEKSKFNPRVSLPYLWTGIEITSELNGTNVHILGYGFDPESEHLQKYLTGENPEGKNAKAEKVIKSLHRAGGLVVLAHPFRYRRSAEELIREAYEVGIDGVEVYYAYGNPQPWIPSVKQTTQALKLARRYNLYTTCGTDTHGNNILIRL from the coding sequence ATGTTACTAAAAGCAGAAACAAATCCATTTCAATTACTAGATGAGCGTCCTCAAGATACTGTGAGATTGGCGAATGTATGGGAAAGAGTAGATAATAATAGTTGTCCTTATCAATATAATTTTCATTTACACACAAGTTGTTCTGATGGTCAATTAACCCCTGAATCCTTAATAGAACAAGCGATCGCACTTGGCTTAAAAGGTTTAGCTATTTCTGATCATCACAGCGTCAAAGGTTTTTATCGTGCGTATAAATGGTTACAAGAGAAATCAAAATTTAATCCAAGAGTTAGCCTACCCTATTTGTGGACTGGAATTGAAATTACTTCAGAGTTAAACGGAACAAATGTACACATTTTAGGTTACGGTTTTGACCCTGAAAGTGAACATTTACAAAAATATCTAACAGGGGAAAATCCCGAAGGAAAAAATGCCAAAGCGGAAAAAGTCATAAAATCCTTACATCGAGCAGGAGGATTAGTCGTTTTAGCTCACCCCTTTCGTTATCGTCGTAGTGCCGAGGAATTGATTAGAGAGGCTTATGAAGTTGGTATTGACGGAGTAGAAGTCTATTATGCCTACGGTAATCCCCAACCTTGGATACCTAGTGTTAAACAGACAACTCAAGCCTTAAAATTAGCCCGTAGATACAATTTATATACCACTTGCGGTACAGATACCCATGGTAACAATATTTTAATTCGTCTTTAG
- a CDS encoding EAL domain-containing protein, whose product MKINQNYIKHILAVECGSWKKTFFLDKDNYSIGRNSTNTFFCHHRVISRNHAHIIRVNYQSLVDSERSENVFWLMDGDFFGRRSTNGIYVNGKKCFCAKLNPGDIIFFGGIDVKAKYDIVNLQSKTFYSIAYPDYESIFAEKVYNSEMSDLSIFSAFTDENFAILELISQGVFIVNLESSEIVKVNQNYAQMLGYLSSEIIGLKLEELDCCEKEIINHDLSTLAQNNVKSCRYSIHQGKEKKLINVLVKSVPINYQEQKCILVSVENNSNLQKLEDALRYQSSHNLSTNLGNKNLLEKQLAWSLGFNSLKESNIALIKIKVNQWDNISNYFSQEIVSKLLENLIFIIKKHLSSIDCLCQISADEFIILKEEIINESQVNTIIEQILTDLKQPITINGNSIILNVNLGVTIHPQDGKNFHELIKNTNIALESSYEYGNSNCQFFTENIAKTITIKNKNFMLMNDVISSNKFVLKYSPIVSAKTEILSGFNATINFVEEKTDLQELDILLKVQESNYDEDLLLWSLEQILKDYNSWMEDRQTFDLKISLKVLLSTLMKDNVIDKVSELITPENQFPSVELEIVLDNSLVEENFIIERLNILSNSSLNYGLFSPDIQTFFAFMREKIKVNTLKTSPRLIKNLEGNSGEEKLISCGVDLAQFLNVDLVIEGVSTENQKDILSSIGCDRMQGLFFSPALESEKVPYFLEKSRVE is encoded by the coding sequence ATGAAGATTAATCAAAATTATATTAAACACATTTTAGCAGTTGAGTGTGGCAGTTGGAAAAAAACTTTTTTCCTAGATAAAGATAACTATTCCATTGGGCGAAATTCTACTAATACTTTTTTCTGTCATCATCGAGTTATTTCTCGTAATCATGCACATATTATTAGAGTAAATTATCAAAGTTTAGTGGATTCAGAGCGATCGGAAAATGTTTTTTGGTTAATGGATGGAGATTTTTTCGGAAGAAGAAGCACCAATGGTATTTATGTCAACGGTAAAAAATGTTTTTGTGCAAAGCTAAATCCGGGAGATATTATCTTTTTTGGTGGAATAGATGTTAAAGCAAAATATGATATTGTCAACCTTCAATCAAAGACTTTTTATAGTATTGCTTACCCTGACTATGAATCAATTTTTGCTGAAAAAGTATATAATTCAGAGATGTCAGATTTAAGCATATTTAGTGCTTTTACCGATGAAAATTTTGCTATTTTAGAGCTTATTTCTCAGGGTGTATTTATTGTTAATTTAGAATCATCTGAGATTGTTAAAGTAAATCAGAATTATGCTCAAATGTTGGGCTATTTAAGTTCAGAAATAATTGGCTTAAAATTGGAAGAATTAGATTGTTGTGAAAAGGAAATAATTAACCATGATTTATCAACTTTAGCTCAAAATAATGTTAAGAGTTGTAGATATTCAATTCATCAAGGAAAAGAGAAAAAACTAATCAATGTTTTAGTGAAAAGTGTTCCGATTAATTATCAAGAACAAAAATGTATTTTAGTATCCGTTGAAAATAATAGTAATTTACAGAAGTTAGAAGATGCTTTGCGTTATCAAAGTTCTCATAATTTGAGTACCAATTTAGGAAATAAGAATTTATTAGAAAAACAATTAGCATGGTCTTTAGGTTTTAATAGTTTAAAAGAAAGTAATATTGCCTTAATCAAAATAAAAGTTAATCAATGGGATAATATCAGTAATTATTTTTCTCAAGAAATTGTAAGTAAGTTATTAGAAAACTTAATTTTTATAATTAAAAAACATCTTTCTTCTATTGATTGTTTATGTCAAATATCTGCGGATGAATTCATTATTTTAAAAGAGGAAATCATCAATGAATCTCAGGTTAATACTATTATTGAGCAAATTTTAACTGATTTAAAACAACCTATAACAATTAATGGAAATTCAATTATTTTAAATGTTAATTTAGGTGTCACTATTCATCCTCAAGATGGCAAAAATTTTCATGAGCTAATAAAAAATACTAATATAGCTTTAGAAAGCAGTTATGAATATGGTAATAGCAATTGTCAATTTTTTACAGAAAATATAGCTAAGACAATAACTATCAAAAATAAAAATTTCATGTTAATGAACGATGTAATTAGTAGTAATAAATTTGTCTTAAAGTATTCTCCTATAGTCAGCGCAAAAACAGAAATTTTAAGTGGTTTTAATGCAACAATTAATTTTGTAGAAGAAAAAACAGATTTGCAAGAATTAGATATTTTATTAAAAGTTCAAGAATCCAATTATGATGAAGATTTATTATTGTGGTCATTGGAACAAATACTAAAAGATTATAATTCATGGATGGAAGATAGACAAACTTTTGACCTCAAAATAAGTTTAAAAGTTCTCTTATCAACTCTAATGAAAGATAATGTCATTGATAAAGTTAGTGAGTTAATTACTCCTGAAAACCAGTTTCCTTCTGTAGAATTAGAAATTGTGTTGGATAATAGTTTGGTTGAAGAGAATTTCATTATTGAGCGTTTAAATATACTTAGTAATAGTTCTTTAAACTATGGTTTATTTAGTCCAGATATTCAGACATTTTTTGCTTTTATGAGGGAGAAAATAAAAGTAAATACCTTGAAAACTTCTCCTCGTTTGATTAAAAATTTAGAGGGCAATTCAGGAGAAGAAAAATTAATAAGTTGTGGGGTTGATTTAGCTCAATTTTTAAATGTAGATTTAGTTATAGAAGGGGTTAGCACTGAAAATCAGAAAGATATTTTATCGAGCATTGGTTGCGACAGGATGCAGGGTTTATTCTTTTCTCCTGCTTTAGAATCAGAAAAAGTACCTTATTTTTTAGAAAAATCAAGGGTTGAATAA
- the ureA gene encoding urease subunit gamma, which translates to MELSPQEKDKLLIFTAGLLAERRKAKGLKLNYPEAVAYISAAILEGAREGLTVAELMSYGRTLLTKNDVMEGISEMVEEVQVEATFPDGTKLVTVHHPIN; encoded by the coding sequence ATGGAATTATCACCTCAAGAAAAGGATAAATTGTTAATTTTTACTGCGGGTTTATTGGCAGAGAGAAGAAAAGCAAAAGGTTTAAAACTAAATTATCCTGAAGCTGTTGCCTATATTTCTGCGGCTATTTTAGAAGGTGCAAGGGAAGGGCTCACAGTGGCAGAGTTGATGAGTTACGGGCGTACTTTATTAACTAAAAATGATGTAATGGAGGGTATCTCAGAAATGGTGGAAGAAGTTCAAGTAGAGGCTACTTTTCCTGATGGTACAAAATTAGTAACTGTTCATCACCCGATTAATTAA
- the ureE gene encoding urease accessory protein UreE, whose product MIILTKKSKFFLRNKVNLEIYLTAEERTKVKQKIRVDTISENENKYIKLNLERGNVLMEGDILTNDDESFFVEIKAKLEPVITVKALDTLNLLKAAYHLGNRHVSLEINSDYLRFSPNHVLESMLSKLGVSFCQETAPFYPELGAYKHEK is encoded by the coding sequence ATGATTATTCTGACTAAAAAAAGTAAATTTTTTCTTCGTAATAAGGTGAATTTAGAAATATATTTAACAGCAGAAGAAAGAACAAAAGTTAAACAAAAAATACGGGTTGATACGATTAGTGAAAATGAAAATAAATATATTAAATTAAATTTAGAAAGGGGAAATGTGCTGATGGAAGGAGATATATTAACTAATGATGATGAGAGTTTTTTTGTCGAGATAAAAGCAAAATTAGAACCCGTTATCACAGTGAAGGCATTGGATACATTAAATTTGCTAAAAGCGGCTTATCATCTAGGAAATCGTCATGTTAGTTTAGAAATTAATAGTGATTATTTACGTTTTTCTCCTAATCATGTTTTAGAATCTATGTTATCTAAATTAGGGGTTAGTTTTTGTCAGGAAACTGCACCTTTTTATCCGGAATTGGGGGCTTATAAACATGAAAAGTAA
- a CDS encoding carbohydrate ABC transporter permease, with translation MNNQTKKINLITQLNWKPWLFLTPALTLLTIFLFIPILMVFYLSFTDGNIIQISWIGLKNYRKLLIDPDFSQIIFNTIYFSIFTIIPSLIIPLFLAILLNQNLPLKGFFRTAYFLPSITSLVAMGLGFRWLFQNNGTINQILLKLNFYPINWLNSTFWAMPVLILFSTWRQIGFNLVVFLAGLQIIPQNRYEAAELDGANFWAKIWYITLPALKPTLIFATITTTIFTLKSFEQVYIMTGGGPSNSTNILAFYIYELAFRQFNFGYASATTTILLLVALILVSLQLFTTKDNE, from the coding sequence GTGAATAATCAAACAAAAAAGATAAACTTAATCACTCAATTAAATTGGAAACCTTGGTTATTTTTAACACCAGCCTTAACCCTATTAACTATTTTTTTATTCATACCTATTTTAATGGTATTTTACTTAAGTTTTACTGATGGTAATATAATTCAAATTAGTTGGATTGGACTCAAAAATTATCGAAAACTATTAATAGATCCAGATTTTTCTCAAATTATTTTTAATACAATTTACTTCTCAATTTTTACTATTATTCCCAGTTTAATTATTCCTTTATTTTTAGCGATATTACTCAATCAAAATTTACCTTTAAAAGGATTTTTCCGCACAGCTTACTTTCTTCCCTCCATAACATCTTTAGTCGCTATGGGATTAGGATTTCGTTGGTTATTTCAAAATAATGGCACTATTAATCAAATATTATTAAAACTTAATTTTTATCCCATCAATTGGTTAAATAGCACATTTTGGGCTATGCCCGTACTTATTCTTTTTAGCACATGGCGACAAATAGGTTTTAACTTAGTCGTTTTTCTTGCAGGATTACAAATAATTCCTCAAAATCGCTATGAAGCCGCCGAATTAGACGGTGCAAATTTTTGGGCAAAAATATGGTACATTACCTTACCCGCCTTAAAACCAACCCTTATTTTTGCGACTATTACTACAACTATTTTTACCCTGAAATCCTTTGAACAAGTTTACATAATGACAGGAGGAGGCCCCTCTAATTCCACGAATATTTTAGCTTTTTATATTTACGAATTAGCTTTCCGCCAATTTAATTTCGGCTACGCTTCTGCCACTACCACAATTCTCCTGCTAGTAGCTTTAATTTTAGTTTCCCTGCAATTATTTACCACCAAAGATAATGAGTAG